A genomic stretch from Arachis stenosperma cultivar V10309 chromosome 3, arast.V10309.gnm1.PFL2, whole genome shotgun sequence includes:
- the LOC130967764 gene encoding probable polyamine transporter At3g13620, with the protein MTQEEEKEEHLPSPSTTTAKIPKKLTLVPLIFLIYFEVAGGPYGEEPAVQAAGPLIALLGYLIFPFIWSVPEALITAELSTAYPGNGGFVLWAERAFGPFMGSMMGTWKFLSGVINIASFPALCVDYIQKLFPVLSSGWPRHVAVVGSTLVLSFLNYTGITIVGYAAVLLGLVSLFPFVLLSLIAIPKIQPHRWLSLGQKGVSRDWNLYFNTLFWNLNFWDSVSTLAGEVDKPHKTFPLALLVSVIFTCVAYIIPLFAVIGAVSVDQSQWETGFHAQAAEMIAGKWLKIWIEVGAVLSTIGLFEAQLSSSAFQVLGMAEIGIIPRFFGVRSKWFNTPWLGILISMVIALAVSSMAFTDIINSANLLYSLGMLLEFASFLWLRWKSPNLKRPYKIPMKFPLLVLMCLVPSGFLVLIMVIATKTVYLVSGVMTVAGIGFFFFIKLCKTKKWVEFSHGPAEEEDLPR; encoded by the coding sequence ATGacacaagaagaagaaaaagaggaacaCCTTCCCTCTCCTTCCACAACCACCGCTAAGATCCCCAAGAAGCTCACCCTCGTCCCTCTAATATTCCTCATCTACTTTGAGGTCGCTGGTGGGCCCTACGGTGAAGAGCCCGCCGTCCAAGCCGCCGGCCCACTCATAGCCCTCCTGGGCTACCTCATCTTCCCCTTCATATGGAGCGTCCCGGAAGCCCTCATAACCGCCGAGCTCTCAACCGCGTACCCGGGAAACGGTGGCTTCGTCTTGTGGGCCGAACGGGCCTTCGGGCCCTTCATGGGCTCAATGATGGGCACATGGAAGTTCCTCAGCGGCGTCATCAACATCGCATCGTTCCCCGCCCTCTGCGTCGACTACATCCAGAAGCTCTTCCCGGTCTTGTCATCCGGCTGGCCCCGCCACGTGGCAGTCGTTGGGTCCACCCTTGTCCTCTCCTTTCTCAACTACACGGGTATCACCATCGTCGGATACGCCGCCGTTTTGCTCGGTCTGGTTTCCCTCTTCCCCTTCGTTCTCTTATCTCTCATCGCCATTCCCAAGATTCAACCTCACAGGTGGCTCAGTTTGGGGCAGAAAGGAGTCTCGAGAGACTGGAATTTATATTTCAACACACTTTTTTGGAACCTGAACTTTTGGGATAGCGTTAGCACTTTGGCAGGGGAAGTTGATAAGCCACACAAAACTTTCCCTTTGGCTCTTCTCGTTTCCGTTATCTTCACCTGCGTTGCGTATATCATTCCGTTGTTTGCGGTTATTGGAGCTGTTTCCGTTGACCAGAGTCAATGGGAAACAGGCTTCCATGCCCAGGCTGCGGAGATGATTGCGGGGAAGTGGCTCAAGATTTGGATCGAGGTGGGCGCAGTGCTGTCAACAATTGGGCTTTTCGAGGCCCAATTGAGCAGCAGCGCTTTCCAGGTACTTGGAATGGCTGAGATCGGGATCATTCCGAGATTCTTCGGTGTTAGGTCTAAGTGGTTCAACACTCCGTGGCTGGGGATCTTGATTTCAATGGTGATAGCACTTGCGGTTTCTTCCATGGCTTTTACTGACATTATTAATTCGGCTAATTTATTGTATAGTTTGGGAATGTTGTTGGAGTTCGCTTCTTTTCTTTGGCTTAGGTGGAAGTCACCGAATCTGAAGAGGCCTTATAAGATACCAATGAAGTTTCCGCTGCTGGTTCTCATGTGTTTGGTTCCTTCAGGGTTTTTGGTGCTCATAATGGTTATCGCCACTAAGACTGTTTATTTGGTCAGTGGTGTTATGACTGTAGCCGGGAttggtttctttttcttcataaAATTATGCAAAACAAAGAAGTGGGTTGAGTTCAGTCATGGTCCAGCTGAAGAGGAAGATTTGCCCCGGTAA
- the LOC130966919 gene encoding uncharacterized protein LOC130966919: protein MGQGVIGLSGATISQDHSKLDSSTIAEAIKPLVKADPSLKVKSVIAEVQSKFNYTVSYRKAWLAKQRAVEKIFGGWEASYEALPIWFEAMCHKEPSAVVHFETMPAYQGDDLVGHIRVLHRVFWSYYPCIRAFRHCKPVVQVDGTHLYGKYKGCLLVVVSQDGNNNIVPIAFAIVDEETSDAWHFFLNNLRQHVVTRDGVGLISDRHESINAAVERSNGAWSPPRAFHMFCIRHIESNFLRKFKAPYLQKLVVNIGYSRTVWKYEVRYQRLRERGEAYTNRLNRIPREQYALAFDGGYRLGHMTTNLVECINSVLKGARNLPITALVNATFYRLNELFTKKRAEAEARINAGHVFSEVMTSKLHANQLASGNIQVSCFDRQNEVFEVREMPSRLEFAVDLRGLRCDCGEFQVDRIPCRHVFACCANQRLDWKLYVHDVYKMDQVRRVYRARFRPLGNPTTWPAYNGPRYVPNPYLRRVSKGRPRMTRFLNEMDTRMLRRPRRCTLCGAEEHSRSRCRQSAGKTADGDAQ, encoded by the exons ATGGGTCAGGGTGTGATTGGCTTATCAGG AGCCACCATTTCACAGGATCATTCGAAGCTGGACTCCAGCACAATTGCAGAAGCAATAAAGCCATTGGTTAAGGCTGACCCCTCCTTAAAGGTAAAATCCGTTATAGCAGAAGTGCAATCGAAGTTCAACTATACTGTTAGTTATCGGAAAGCATGGTTGGCTAAGCAAAGGGCagtagaaaaaatatttggaggtTGGGAGGCATCGTACGAAGCGTTGCCTATATGGTTTGAGGCCATGTGTCATAAGGAGCCATCAGCTGTTGTCCATTTTGAGACTATGCCTGCATACCAAGGCGATGACTTGGTTGGTCATATTCGGGTACTGCATAGAGTATTTTGGAGTTATTACCCCTGTATCAGGGCATTCAGACATTGTAAGCCAGTTGTCCAGGTGGACGGGACTCACTTGTACGGAAAGTATAAGGGTTGTCTCCTAGTCGTAGTTTCACAGGATGGCAACAACAATATCGTCCCAATTGCGTTTGCTATTGTCGACGAAGAGACTTCTGATGCATGGCACTTTTTTCTTAATAACTTGCGTCAACATGTTGTCACTCGGGATGGTGTGGGACTAATATCCGACCGACACGAATCCATCAATGCAGCTGTGGAACGGAGTAACGGAGCCTGGTCACCTCCTAGAGCTTTTCATATGTTCTGCATCAGGCATATAGAGTCGAATTTTCTGCGGAAATTCAAGGCACCGTACCTCCAAAAATTGGTCGTCAACATAG GATATTCCAGGACGGTGTGGAAGTATGAAGTGCGTTACCAGCGATTACGGGAACGGGGGGAAGCGTATACCAACAGGTTAAACCGAATTCCTCGCGAACAGTACGCACTGGCGTTTGATGGTGGATACCGATTGGGTCATATGACAACGAATCTAGTGGAATGCATCAATTCAGTGTTGAAGGGTGCACGCAATCTTCCTATTACTGCTCTTGTCAATGCAACATTCTACAGGCTAAACGAGCTTTTCACCAAAAAAAGAGCAGAGGCAGAAGCGCGGATTAATGCTGGCCATGTGTTCTCCGAAGTCATGACCTCGAAGTTGCATGCAAACCAACTTGCATCAGGAAACATACAGGTCAGTTGCTTTGACCGGCAGAATGAGGTCTTCGAGGTGCGTGAGATGCCAAGCAGACTGGAGTTTGCAGTCGATCTACGCGGCCTTCGTTGTGACTGTGGTGAGTTCCAGGTGGACAGGATCCCCTGCAGACATGTGTTCGCATGTTGCGCAAACCAGCGACTGGATTGGAAACTATATGTGCATGATGTGTATAAGATGGACCAAGTTCGGCGGGTGTACCGAGCAAGATTTAGGCCACTAGGTAACCCGACGACATGGCCTGCGTACAACGGTCCTCGCTACGTACCGAATCCGTATCTGAGACGTGTCTCGAAAGGGCGCCCCAGGATGACGCGCttcttgaatgagatggacacGCGAATGTTACGTCGTCCTAGGCGATGTACGCTATGTGGAGCTGAGGAACACAGTCGTAGTAGATGCCGTCAGTCAGCTGGTAAAACTGCCGACGGAGATGCTCAGTAG